One window of the Ureibacillus sp. FSL W7-1570 genome contains the following:
- a CDS encoding polysaccharide biosynthesis protein, giving the protein MSNSIGMKGYMKGALLLTISAIIVKIMSAIYRVPFQNLVGDAGFYIYQQVYPFISFFVAWTSGGFAVAISKMLADAELCPDASLKKGLISRTVFLYLAGLSLVFFSVLFFGAELLAEWMGDEQLSPLLRTGSFVTLFMPFLAIMKGSFQSRGEMSPVAKAQVFEQFIRVTIILAGAFFVMANSRSLYSAGHMAVLGTVIGEVAGVLLLVYFSGKSFSTVPFKNIGKHHREKKWPIIKEVTLLSISISMSSLLLLCFQLIDSFTVYSLMVENGIESQLAKEMKGIYDRGQSLVQLGIVIASSLSIAIVPLVAVQSKKKTGRGAKPFIQLTYRTALLFGVASSLGLVIVMPYVNKMLFETNALQMVLTIYVLQIIPLSIILTFTAILQGMGKLKVPFLILTGAILFKGIGNMTLVPLWNVLGSAVSSGVVLLFASILFIGYLKKLTSVQFAPLRFYIKLAGAGIAMALAVLLLNECLQMKSGMFSSGRMEAVVFGSVLIVTGAFVFLTFVAKSRMLSEKEWFLIPFGRRMAAYQLWLNKRK; this is encoded by the coding sequence ATGTCGAATTCAATCGGAATGAAAGGATATATGAAAGGAGCATTGCTTCTGACAATATCCGCGATCATTGTAAAAATTATGAGTGCCATTTACCGGGTTCCCTTTCAAAATTTAGTGGGAGATGCGGGATTTTATATTTATCAGCAAGTTTATCCGTTCATATCCTTTTTCGTTGCATGGACATCAGGAGGATTTGCGGTTGCCATTTCGAAAATGTTGGCGGATGCGGAACTTTGTCCGGATGCTTCTTTGAAAAAAGGCCTGATTTCTCGGACGGTATTTTTATACTTGGCCGGATTATCCCTCGTTTTTTTCTCCGTTTTATTTTTTGGCGCAGAGTTGTTGGCGGAGTGGATGGGGGATGAACAGCTGTCGCCCTTATTGAGAACGGGTTCCTTTGTCACGTTGTTTATGCCATTTTTGGCGATTATGAAGGGCTCTTTTCAATCCCGTGGCGAAATGTCGCCCGTTGCCAAAGCACAGGTATTCGAACAATTCATCCGGGTAACGATTATTTTGGCAGGCGCTTTTTTTGTGATGGCGAATTCCCGCTCCCTTTATTCAGCCGGGCATATGGCTGTGCTGGGAACGGTCATTGGGGAAGTGGCAGGGGTGTTGTTGTTGGTTTATTTTTCCGGAAAATCCTTTTCCACCGTTCCCTTTAAAAACATAGGAAAGCATCATCGTGAAAAGAAGTGGCCCATCATTAAAGAAGTGACACTATTGAGTATCAGCATCAGCATGAGCAGTCTATTGCTTTTGTGTTTCCAACTGATCGATTCCTTCACGGTTTATTCATTGATGGTGGAAAACGGCATCGAATCCCAGTTGGCGAAAGAAATGAAAGGGATTTATGACCGTGGTCAATCTCTTGTTCAATTGGGGATTGTCATCGCTTCCTCATTATCCATTGCCATTGTTCCGCTGGTGGCGGTCCAGTCCAAAAAGAAAACGGGAAGAGGAGCAAAGCCTTTTATCCAATTGACTTACAGGACTGCCCTCCTTTTTGGAGTGGCCTCTTCTCTCGGACTGGTGATCGTCATGCCGTACGTCAATAAAATGCTATTTGAAACGAATGCATTGCAAATGGTTTTGACCATTTATGTTTTACAAATCATACCGTTGTCAATCATTTTGACATTTACAGCCATCTTGCAGGGGATGGGGAAACTGAAAGTGCCGTTTTTAATTTTAACAGGGGCCATTCTTTTCAAAGGGATTGGAAATATGACCCTTGTCCCGTTATGGAATGTGCTGGGCTCTGCAGTTTCAAGCGGTGTCGTGTTATTGTTCGCTTCAATATTATTTATTGGATACTTAAAAAAATTGACATCCGTCCAATTTGCTCCTCTGCGTTTTTACATAAAATTGGCCGGTGCCGGCATAGCGATGGCATTGGCTGTGCTTTTGCTGAATGAATGTCTGCAAATGAAGAGCGGTATGTTTTCCAGCGGCAGAATGGAAGCGGTCGTTTTCGGCTCTGTATTAATTGTGACAGGGGCGTTCGTATTTTTGACCTTTGTGGCAAAATCCCGGATGCTTTCCGAAAAAGAATGGTTTTTGATTCCATTTGGCCGCCGAATGGCCGCTTATCAGCTTTGGTTAAATAAAAGAAAGTAG
- the mazG gene encoding nucleoside triphosphate pyrophosphohydrolase has protein sequence MHITIVGLGASDYEQLPMGVYKKLKEAKKVYVRTMDHPVLHELQEEGLQFKSFDEVYEKHDSFQPVYEEIAERLIEAAKEEPVVYAVPGHPLVAEQTVQLLIEAERQGKVQISFAGGQSFLDPIFTALKIDPIEGFQLLDGTSFSIHDVNMRSHVLIAQVYDQFSASEVKLTLMEKYRDDYPVTIVTAAGSIQEQLKTVPLYELDQAVEINNLTTIYVPPVKSDLDALKDWRTFRSIIATLRGPNGCPWDRKQTHESLKKYLIEEVHEFLAAVDEKDDFGMVEELGDILLQVFLHAQIGEDEGYFNLEEVLESISEKMIRRHPHVFGDITVKNADEVVTNWEEIKKQEKGEQKGSLLKGEYRPSSSLQTSYNYQKKAASVGFDWPDAGGAIKKFEEEWQEFCQELEKGTSETMLDEFGDVLFTLVNIARFYKISPEEAMVHANEKFARRFQFVEEQVRKSGQTFDDFTLEQLDEFWNEAKRLEKE, from the coding sequence ATGCATATCACAATCGTCGGTTTAGGCGCATCAGATTACGAGCAACTGCCGATGGGCGTTTATAAAAAATTGAAGGAAGCAAAAAAAGTGTATGTTCGCACAATGGATCACCCGGTTCTCCATGAACTGCAAGAGGAAGGATTGCAATTTAAAAGCTTTGATGAAGTTTATGAAAAACATGATTCCTTCCAACCGGTTTATGAGGAGATTGCCGAACGGTTAATCGAAGCGGCGAAGGAAGAGCCGGTTGTATATGCGGTACCCGGGCATCCATTGGTGGCAGAACAAACGGTGCAATTGTTGATTGAGGCTGAAAGACAGGGCAAAGTGCAAATCTCCTTTGCCGGTGGCCAAAGCTTTTTGGATCCCATATTTACCGCATTAAAAATTGACCCGATTGAAGGGTTTCAATTGTTGGATGGCACAAGCTTTTCCATTCATGATGTCAATATGCGTTCCCATGTGCTGATTGCCCAGGTATATGACCAATTCAGCGCATCGGAAGTGAAGTTAACGTTAATGGAAAAATACCGGGATGATTATCCGGTGACGATTGTTACAGCGGCAGGTTCAATACAGGAACAGCTTAAAACGGTTCCTCTTTATGAGCTGGATCAGGCGGTGGAAATCAACAATTTGACGACCATTTATGTCCCACCGGTAAAAAGCGATCTTGATGCATTAAAAGATTGGAGAACGTTCAGAAGCATCATCGCAACACTTCGGGGGCCTAATGGTTGCCCGTGGGACCGGAAACAAACCCACGAAAGTTTGAAAAAATATTTGATCGAAGAGGTACATGAATTTTTGGCGGCGGTTGATGAAAAAGACGACTTTGGCATGGTGGAAGAATTGGGCGACATTTTGTTGCAGGTTTTCCTGCATGCCCAAATCGGGGAGGATGAAGGTTATTTCAATTTGGAAGAAGTGTTGGAGAGCATTTCCGAAAAAATGATCCGACGTCATCCTCATGTATTCGGCGACATCACTGTAAAAAATGCCGATGAAGTCGTAACGAATTGGGAGGAAATAAAAAAACAGGAAAAGGGAGAACAAAAAGGATCGCTGCTCAAAGGGGAATATCGGCCAAGCTCATCTTTGCAAACATCGTATAATTATCAGAAGAAGGCGGCATCTGTCGGCTTTGACTGGCCTGATGCGGGCGGAGCCATCAAGAAATTTGAAGAGGAATGGCAGGAATTTTGCCAAGAATTAGAGAAAGGTACAAGTGAAACCATGTTGGATGAATTCGGGGACGTGTTATTTACGTTGGTCAACATTGCACGCTTTTATAAAATTTCCCCGGAGGAAGCGATGGTGCATGCCAACGAAAAATTCGCCAGAAGATTTCAGTTTGTTGAAGAACAGGTAAGAAAAAGCGGTCAAACTTTTGACGATTTTACATTGGAACAATTGGATGAATTTTGGAATGAAGCAAAACGATTAGAGAAGGAGTAG
- a CDS encoding RNA-binding S4 domain-containing protein, with protein sequence MRLDKFLKVSRLIKRRTLAKEVAEQGRITINGKVAKASSNVNAGDELTIRFGQKIVTVRVEEIKENVRKEDANKMFTILKEEKLDKIEPEFIDDEE encoded by the coding sequence ATGCGATTAGACAAATTTTTAAAAGTATCTCGACTCATTAAACGCCGTACGTTGGCAAAAGAAGTGGCGGAACAAGGCCGAATCACCATTAATGGCAAGGTTGCCAAAGCCTCTTCCAACGTCAATGCCGGTGACGAGCTGACGATCCGCTTTGGGCAGAAAATCGTCACGGTCCGTGTGGAAGAAATCAAAGAAAACGTCCGAAAAGAAGATGCTAATAAAATGTTCACGATATTGAAAGAAGAAAAACTAGATAAAATTGAACCGGAATTTATCGATGATGAAGAATAG
- the yabP gene encoding sporulation protein YabP, translating into MTQIHQENNYTITSGDHLVTVRNRKRMDMTSVKEIERFDQEEFYVRTSQGHLLIRGEELRIVHLDVDKGLLTLEGNVKALQYDDDENGLTKGFLHKLFG; encoded by the coding sequence ATGACACAAATCCATCAAGAAAACAATTACACTATAACTTCTGGTGATCATCTTGTGACTGTGAGAAATAGAAAAAGAATGGACATGACATCAGTAAAGGAAATTGAGAGATTCGATCAGGAGGAATTTTACGTAAGAACTTCCCAAGGGCATTTGCTCATTCGGGGAGAGGAATTGCGCATTGTTCATTTAGATGTGGACAAGGGATTATTGACGTTAGAAGGCAATGTCAAAGCCCTCCAATACGATGATGATGAAAATGGGTTGACTAAAGGCTTCCTCCATAAATTGTTTGGATGA
- the yabQ gene encoding spore cortex biosynthesis protein YabQ, giving the protein MTVNEQFFSIVIMTASGIFIGAVIDATRIFTSAISPKSLLRKFSWILEIVIWALLGVASFYIIFLIKGGEWRLVDPLSQILGIFLYESFLQPFFRFLGRVFIVLVIRPIVAIITMTIKLVRGIIRMLTRIIAVLFRPFYKLFIKIKRPFYRKIANFKRAIFKKH; this is encoded by the coding sequence ATGACAGTTAACGAGCAATTTTTCAGCATCGTAATAATGACGGCAAGCGGGATTTTCATTGGCGCGGTGATTGATGCAACAAGAATTTTCACCAGCGCCATCTCACCCAAGTCATTATTGCGAAAATTTTCGTGGATCCTCGAAATTGTTATATGGGCACTGTTAGGTGTGGCAAGTTTTTATATCATATTTTTAATAAAGGGTGGAGAGTGGCGTTTAGTAGACCCATTATCACAAATTTTAGGCATTTTCCTTTATGAATCTTTCTTACAGCCATTTTTCCGTTTCCTTGGCCGGGTATTTATCGTACTGGTCATCAGGCCGATCGTTGCCATCATCACAATGACAATAAAATTGGTACGGGGAATCATCAGGATGTTGACCCGCATAATTGCTGTACTGTTTAGACCTTTCTATAAACTTTTTATCAAGATAAAAAGGCCCTTTTATAGAAAAATTGCAAACTTTAAACGGGCAATCTTTAAAAAGCATTAA
- a CDS encoding septum formation initiator family protein — protein MNKRYGNKNIRKIENDYVRTADRQMEKLTKRKIGLRRRLTTFFIIASVVIVSLISTLYNQNQRLSEKEAEKEKMLAELQEMKEEQERLKLQIKKLEDDEYIAKLARKEYFLSDDGEIIFTIPKDERDKDKDKEEDHNDE, from the coding sequence GTGAATAAGAGATACGGGAACAAAAATATCCGAAAAATCGAAAATGACTATGTTCGTACAGCGGATCGCCAAATGGAAAAATTGACGAAGAGAAAAATTGGGCTACGCAGAAGGTTAACAACGTTCTTCATTATCGCATCCGTCGTCATTGTCAGTTTAATTAGCACGCTGTATAACCAAAACCAAAGATTATCGGAAAAAGAAGCGGAAAAAGAAAAAATGTTGGCGGAACTCCAGGAAATGAAAGAAGAACAAGAACGGCTGAAGTTGCAAATAAAGAAACTTGAAGATGATGAGTATATAGCAAAATTGGCAAGGAAAGAATACTTCTTGTCTGATGATGGGGAAATCATTTTTACCATCCCTAAAGATGAGCGGGACAAAGACAAAGATAAAGAAGAAGATCATAATGACGAATAA
- a CDS encoding S1 domain-containing RNA-binding protein: MSIEVGSKLQGKVTGITNFGAFVELPDGKTGLVHISEVADNYVKDINDHLKVGDIVEVKVLNVEEDGKIGLSIRKAKAQSERPERPQRPRRENRSNERNERQSKESFEQKIAKFLKDSDERLASLRRATESKRGGRGARRG; encoded by the coding sequence ATGTCAATTGAAGTAGGCAGCAAATTACAAGGTAAGGTCACAGGAATTACAAATTTTGGAGCGTTTGTTGAGCTGCCAGATGGTAAAACGGGCCTTGTCCACATTAGTGAAGTAGCTGATAACTACGTGAAAGACATTAACGATCATCTTAAAGTTGGAGACATCGTTGAAGTGAAAGTGTTAAACGTTGAAGAGGATGGAAAAATTGGCCTATCCATCAGAAAGGCTAAAGCACAATCAGAAAGACCTGAACGTCCTCAGAGACCACGTCGTGAAAACCGTTCAAATGAACGCAATGAACGTCAATCAAAAGAAAGTTTTGAACAGAAAATAGCAAAATTTTTGAAAGATAGTGATGAGCGTCTTGCTTCCTTAAGACGTGCAACTGAGTCCAAACGAGGTGGACGTGGCGCAAGAAGAGGGTAG
- a CDS encoding SpoIIE family protein phosphatase encodes MSNIQMLNQKSTWQDRISRYSIKKMSVILHLFFLFLAFFLSRAVMFEAAVPFLLPLWAVVRQRFENEKWAVFVGGLAGAVSLSLGQGFILLIQLFIYELLMRFRYWKPPTAIAVALAIFFGQFMWQGMVHMGIPPFMVQLYVYYEMILAFFMTIFVKLFFVEPYRFWTASWSYERIGAGLVILAVVLTGMHAFTISYFSLFTFVLHLSICIAAITGGVTVASSVSTIIGALVGISELSFTGMIAVYALTGVSSGLFKGIGRAGVVLGSLLPSIFFFFYDSTLPLDSVYFVSVFIAGVVFLLLPQKMLDFLENIIHPKRDEVLLKRQEWLTEHTTEKLEMFQRFVLFMKELVFDHFTSTENVSGIRKIEPCATCMSCFRYERCWGEKNIGMDENIRRWFMAKSGLNEAEQIRAEEQIRARCVKSSKLLEELDYQLYNDKMNGQFYHGKKMIALQLRDLSNHLNKLMEDMKNETLSFKTVEEELSQEFKRANIDCFQIDVLNNTLGERVIVCSFVNTQNKDDLYLLCERVILPVLYEVFSEPFQVDRISNHKTPFAHFQVRFRSAVRYKIQYDIYSKAKNSNIVSGDSHAIFHIHPGLVAVMLSDGMGQSREAKRESRRLVRLMRECLSYNMNPETAMHTLHYVLSLNREVDMYATIDFALVDLQKGELWSWKAGSMSTYILRGERLIKVEGSSAPVGFMPVFSIETEKVNLLADDYVVMVSDGLFSSKYDWDEQEQYFVTLLKSKIRLGMPIEALLYDVMDSYRSEYEVEDDCTVIIFNVSHVAPKWAVFSPVS; translated from the coding sequence ATGTCAAATATACAAATGCTGAATCAAAAATCAACATGGCAAGATCGGATCAGCCGTTATTCTATTAAAAAGATGAGCGTCATTCTCCATTTATTCTTTTTGTTCTTGGCATTCTTTCTATCGAGAGCGGTTATGTTTGAAGCGGCTGTCCCTTTCCTGTTGCCGTTATGGGCGGTTGTAAGACAAAGATTTGAAAATGAGAAGTGGGCTGTGTTTGTTGGCGGGCTGGCAGGTGCGGTGAGTTTAAGTTTGGGACAAGGGTTCATATTGTTAATTCAGCTATTCATTTATGAATTGTTGATGCGTTTCCGGTATTGGAAGCCACCGACGGCGATTGCCGTAGCCCTTGCCATCTTTTTTGGTCAATTTATGTGGCAGGGAATGGTGCATATGGGCATCCCTCCTTTTATGGTTCAATTGTACGTTTATTATGAAATGATCTTGGCATTCTTTATGACCATCTTTGTGAAGCTGTTTTTTGTTGAGCCATACCGTTTTTGGACTGCTTCATGGAGTTATGAGCGCATCGGAGCGGGATTGGTCATTTTGGCGGTTGTTTTGACCGGGATGCATGCATTTACAATCTCCTATTTTTCGCTTTTTACATTTGTATTGCATTTATCCATTTGCATTGCCGCCATCACTGGAGGAGTGACCGTTGCTTCAAGTGTATCCACCATTATTGGGGCATTGGTGGGGATTTCCGAGCTTTCATTTACAGGGATGATTGCCGTTTATGCGTTGACGGGTGTTTCGAGCGGGCTGTTTAAAGGGATTGGAAGGGCAGGCGTTGTGTTGGGAAGCCTTCTGCCGAGCATTTTTTTCTTTTTTTACGATTCAACGTTGCCGCTTGATAGCGTATATTTTGTGTCGGTATTCATTGCGGGAGTGGTCTTTTTACTATTGCCCCAGAAGATGTTAGACTTTTTGGAGAATATCATCCATCCTAAACGGGATGAAGTGTTGCTGAAACGGCAGGAATGGTTGACAGAACATACGACGGAAAAACTGGAAATGTTCCAGCGTTTTGTCCTGTTCATGAAAGAGTTGGTTTTCGACCACTTCACCTCAACGGAAAATGTGAGCGGAATCCGGAAAATTGAACCTTGCGCCACTTGCATGAGCTGTTTCCGATACGAACGGTGCTGGGGAGAAAAAAATATCGGAATGGATGAAAATATTCGCAGATGGTTCATGGCAAAATCGGGATTGAATGAAGCAGAGCAAATCCGTGCGGAAGAACAAATTAGAGCGAGATGTGTAAAATCGTCAAAATTGTTGGAAGAACTTGATTATCAGTTGTATAACGATAAAATGAATGGGCAATTCTATCATGGGAAAAAAATGATTGCCTTGCAGTTAAGGGATTTAAGCAATCATCTAAATAAATTGATGGAAGATATGAAAAACGAGACACTATCTTTTAAAACGGTCGAGGAAGAATTAAGCCAGGAGTTTAAAAGGGCAAATATTGATTGTTTCCAAATTGACGTTTTAAATAACACATTGGGCGAACGGGTGATTGTCTGCTCCTTTGTGAACACCCAAAATAAAGATGATCTGTATTTATTGTGTGAACGGGTGATTCTTCCGGTGCTTTATGAAGTATTTTCCGAACCGTTCCAAGTGGATCGGATTTCAAATCATAAGACACCATTTGCTCACTTCCAAGTGAGATTTCGCTCTGCCGTTCGCTACAAAATTCAGTATGATATATATAGCAAAGCAAAAAATTCGAATATCGTTTCCGGAGATTCTCATGCCATCTTCCACATCCATCCGGGGCTGGTGGCTGTGATGTTATCGGATGGCATGGGGCAAAGCCGTGAAGCTAAACGGGAAAGCAGACGATTAGTAAGGTTGATGAGGGAATGTTTGAGCTATAATATGAATCCGGAGACAGCGATGCATACGCTTCATTACGTGTTGAGCTTGAACCGTGAAGTGGATATGTATGCAACGATCGATTTTGCACTGGTGGATTTGCAAAAGGGAGAATTATGGTCTTGGAAAGCGGGCAGCATGTCCACATATATTTTGAGGGGAGAGCGGCTGATCAAAGTGGAAGGTTCATCGGCACCGGTCGGTTTCATGCCTGTCTTTTCCATAGAGACGGAAAAGGTGAATTTGCTTGCGGATGATTATGTTGTAATGGTCTCTGACGGCCTGTTCTCCAGCAAATACGATTGGGATGAACAAGAACAGTATTTTGTAACATTATTAAAATCAAAAATCCGTTTGGGCATGCCAATAGAAGCGCTTCTTTACGATGTGATGGACAGTTATCGGAGCGAATACGAAGTGGAAGACGACTGTACGGTGATTATATTCAATGTTTCCCACGTGGCGCCAAAATGGGCTGTATTTAGTCCGGTCAGTTAA
- the tilS gene encoding tRNA lysidine(34) synthetase TilS, whose translation MATFEKKVEKYIEEQQLVEAGDRLLIACSGGIDSMGLLHFFIHFQKHWKVELYVAHVDHMLRGEVSYEDRQFVEQFCKDRNIPVFSTSIPIPELLAKEGGNSQAVCRRERYAFFAEIMKQHQINKLVTAHHADDQLETMLMSLTRAGSVNGFKGISSKRPFTVGTVIRPFLKVTKEEIGKYLMEKGGTFREDASNLKDDYTRNRFRHHIIPLMKKENHQVAIHAAELAQNLQQDDEYLNELAKSRFSSVVENIGERFVLHIDRLQKEPLALQRRIILILLNYLYHHSDAKNFAISREILELCKSQEGNATIHLPDQYVANRSYGIITFFQRKTSEGEQYPCSIEMGEWNVFNGFRVYIGKLPEDAGIQQNEAVVYYCNSNTITFPLKVRIRKEGDRIQLKGMFEPKRISRLFIDEKIPLIERDTWPILVDSNDEILAVLGVRVNHRFSKKKRADDDMVMIVEKKDPYNK comes from the coding sequence ATGGCGACTTTTGAAAAGAAAGTGGAAAAATATATCGAGGAGCAGCAATTGGTCGAAGCGGGGGACCGTCTTCTCATCGCGTGTTCCGGCGGCATCGATTCCATGGGGTTGCTTCATTTTTTCATTCATTTCCAAAAACATTGGAAAGTGGAATTGTATGTGGCCCATGTGGACCATATGCTAAGAGGAGAAGTCTCCTACGAAGATCGGCAATTTGTGGAGCAGTTTTGCAAAGATCGGAATATTCCTGTTTTCAGCACGAGCATACCTATTCCGGAATTGTTGGCGAAAGAGGGAGGGAACTCCCAAGCCGTTTGCCGCAGAGAGCGCTACGCTTTTTTTGCGGAAATCATGAAACAACATCAAATCAATAAATTAGTAACTGCCCATCATGCGGATGACCAGTTGGAAACGATGCTGATGTCATTAACGAGGGCCGGAAGCGTCAACGGGTTCAAAGGGATATCTTCAAAACGGCCATTTACGGTCGGCACGGTCATCCGTCCTTTTTTAAAAGTGACAAAAGAGGAAATCGGAAAATATTTGATGGAGAAAGGCGGGACTTTTCGGGAAGATGCGAGCAATTTGAAAGATGATTATACCCGTAATCGGTTCCGCCACCATATTATTCCATTAATGAAAAAGGAGAATCATCAGGTTGCCATTCATGCGGCTGAACTCGCCCAGAATCTGCAGCAAGATGACGAGTATTTGAATGAACTTGCCAAAAGCCGCTTCTCTTCTGTTGTTGAAAACATCGGGGAGCGCTTTGTATTACATATTGATCGGCTTCAAAAAGAGCCACTTGCTTTACAAAGAAGAATCATTTTAATACTATTAAACTATCTTTATCATCATTCAGACGCCAAAAATTTTGCTATTTCCCGCGAAATTCTGGAATTGTGTAAGTCACAGGAAGGGAACGCAACGATTCATTTGCCGGATCAATATGTTGCAAACCGAAGTTATGGAATCATTACATTCTTTCAACGAAAGACATCTGAAGGAGAACAATATCCTTGTTCAATAGAAATGGGAGAGTGGAATGTTTTCAACGGTTTTCGTGTATACATAGGAAAACTCCCGGAAGACGCCGGCATTCAACAAAATGAAGCGGTAGTTTATTATTGCAATTCCAACACCATTACCTTTCCCCTCAAAGTGCGGATCCGGAAAGAAGGGGATCGAATTCAGTTAAAAGGAATGTTTGAACCAAAACGTATATCCCGCCTCTTTATAGATGAAAAAATCCCTTTAATTGAAAGAGATACTTGGCCTATTCT